From one Streptomyces sp. CA-210063 genomic stretch:
- a CDS encoding LacI family DNA-binding transcriptional regulator — MPETANGIARRPENRYGNRPTMKDVAARAGVGLKTVSRVVNGEAGVTPDTERRVQEAIEALGFRRNDSARVLRKGRTASIGLVLEDLADPFYGPLSRAVEEVSRAHGSLLINGSSAEDPDREQELALALCARRVDGLVVIPAGDDHRYLEPEIRAGVATVFVDRPAGRIDADVVLSDSFGGARDGVAHLIAHGHRRIGFIGDMPRIHTAAERLRGYRTAMEDAGIAVEDAWMSLGVTDPERVRRAAEEMLSGPAPVTAVFAGNNRVTVTVVRVLAEHSRQVALVGFDDFELADLLRPGITVVAQDPALLGRTAAERLFRQLDGSLLTPERIELPTRLIARGSGELPPAD, encoded by the coding sequence GTGCCCGAGACCGCCAACGGCATCGCCCGCCGCCCCGAGAACCGCTACGGCAACCGTCCCACGATGAAGGACGTCGCGGCGCGGGCCGGTGTGGGTCTGAAGACGGTCTCCCGGGTGGTGAACGGCGAGGCGGGCGTCACCCCCGACACCGAGCGCCGCGTCCAGGAGGCGATCGAGGCACTCGGCTTCCGGCGCAACGACAGCGCGCGGGTGCTGCGCAAGGGCCGTACGGCCAGCATCGGCCTGGTCCTGGAGGACCTCGCCGACCCGTTCTACGGCCCCCTCAGCCGGGCGGTGGAGGAGGTGTCCCGCGCCCACGGCTCGCTGCTGATCAACGGGTCCAGCGCGGAGGACCCGGACCGTGAGCAGGAGCTGGCGCTGGCGCTGTGCGCGCGCCGGGTGGACGGGCTGGTCGTCATCCCGGCGGGGGACGACCACCGCTATCTGGAGCCCGAGATCAGGGCGGGTGTCGCCACGGTGTTCGTGGACCGCCCGGCCGGGCGGATCGACGCGGACGTGGTGCTCTCGGACAGCTTCGGCGGCGCCCGTGACGGCGTGGCCCACCTCATCGCCCACGGCCACCGCCGGATCGGCTTCATCGGCGACATGCCCCGCATCCACACCGCCGCCGAACGGCTGCGCGGTTACCGGACCGCCATGGAGGACGCGGGCATAGCGGTCGAGGACGCCTGGATGTCCCTCGGCGTCACCGACCCGGAGCGGGTCCGCAGGGCGGCCGAGGAGATGCTGTCCGGCCCGGCGCCCGTCACGGCGGTCTTCGCGGGCAACAACCGGGTGACGGTCACGGTCGTGCGGGTCCTCGCCGAGCACTCCCGCCAGGTCGCCCTCGTCGGCTTCGACGACTTCGAGCTGGCCGATCTGCTCCGGCCGGGCATCACCGTGGTCGCCCAGGACCCCGCCCTGCTGGGACGCACCGCCGCCGAGCGCCTCTTCCGGCAGCTGGACGGCTCCCTCCTCACGCCGGAGCGCATCGAGCTGCCGACCCGGCTGATCGCCCGCGGCTCGGGCGAACTGCCGCCCGCGGACTGA
- a CDS encoding flavin reductase family protein, translating to MTATPGLGSPQLASPDLLRSVFRRHAAGVAVITAQDGAGPVGFTATSLTSVSAEPPLLSFGIGTGASSWPVISEAEHVGVHILGEHQRDLAATFARSGADRFGAPTGWRSGPEGVPVLDDVLAWLVCRVVARVPAGEHRIVLAEVVMGDPSGAGRPLLYHQGAFNGLRD from the coding sequence ATGACGGCCACCCCCGGCCTCGGTTCGCCCCAGCTCGCCTCCCCCGATCTCCTGCGCTCCGTCTTCCGGCGTCACGCCGCCGGCGTCGCCGTGATCACCGCGCAGGACGGCGCCGGCCCGGTCGGCTTCACCGCCACCTCGCTCACCTCTGTCTCCGCCGAGCCCCCGCTGCTCTCGTTCGGCATCGGCACCGGCGCCTCCAGCTGGCCGGTGATCTCCGAGGCGGAGCACGTGGGCGTGCACATACTCGGGGAGCATCAGCGGGACCTGGCCGCGACCTTCGCCCGCAGTGGCGCCGACCGGTTCGGGGCGCCCACCGGATGGCGTAGCGGCCCGGAGGGAGTTCCCGTCCTCGACGACGTGCTCGCCTGGCTGGTCTGCCGGGTGGTGGCACGCGTTCCGGCGGGCGAACACCGGATCGTCCTCGCCGAGGTGGTCATGGGTGACCCGTCGGGCGCCGGCCGGCCGCTGCTGTACCACCAGGGCGCCTTCAACGGTCTGCGAGACTGA
- a CDS encoding serine/threonine-protein kinase, translating to MSSGANQQADGAGRLLVGRYRVVEQLGRGGMGVVWRAVDEVLHREVALKELRTYTDAAGPELADLSLRMQREARAAARVRHPGVVAVHDVAEVDGRPLIVMELVDGPSLDDVLRDRGLLDPREAAAIGAKVMDALAAAHRVGVLHRDVKPGNILLDRSGRVVLTDFGIATMEDPGDGSATHLTRSGELVGSLDYLAPERAQGHDPGPASDIWALGATLYAAVEGSSPFRRTSTWSTLTAIVGDPLPESQRSGPLEPVLQQLMDKRPEHRPDADAARELLETVAAGGPLDSPTAGSNGPRAETTRIVPSVPPGFGPPTAGAASGGTGAASGFGSTVPTPGFGPPQPVAGPGTGASSEIVGHGAGAPQTAGPASGPATTVAPTGDRPGKGRALLAAVAVAVVLAATGVTVALLNGNDDTETGAQPSPTDSTTATPSKGPSQGTVDLSDDSDAKEKGKGKDDKVSPSPTEEAEKKEKETEASASPSKNADGGTTGGGSAGSGGSTSGGTTTGGAPGGGESTPEPSCVSIGGGKYNCTVWRTADSYTASGTKVGVLNQGTNYFYCQQNLGRRETYGEWTNVWWAKTDDDRGNTNVFVSDVYIQGGDNDAPVPGLPVC from the coding sequence GTGTCTTCGGGGGCGAACCAACAGGCGGACGGTGCCGGGCGGTTGCTCGTCGGGCGGTACCGGGTCGTGGAGCAACTCGGACGCGGCGGCATGGGCGTCGTCTGGCGGGCCGTGGACGAGGTGCTCCACCGCGAGGTCGCCCTCAAGGAACTGCGCACCTACACGGACGCGGCCGGGCCCGAACTGGCCGACCTGAGCCTGCGGATGCAGCGCGAGGCCCGGGCCGCCGCCCGCGTCCGGCACCCCGGAGTCGTCGCCGTGCACGACGTGGCCGAGGTCGACGGGCGCCCGCTGATCGTCATGGAACTCGTCGACGGCCCGTCCCTGGACGACGTCCTGCGCGACCGGGGTCTCCTCGACCCCCGCGAGGCCGCCGCCATCGGCGCCAAGGTCATGGACGCCCTGGCCGCCGCCCACCGGGTCGGCGTACTGCACCGTGACGTCAAGCCCGGCAACATCCTCCTGGACCGCTCCGGCCGGGTCGTCCTCACCGACTTCGGCATCGCCACCATGGAGGACCCGGGCGACGGCTCCGCCACCCACCTCACCCGCAGCGGCGAACTCGTCGGCTCCCTCGACTATCTGGCCCCCGAGCGCGCCCAGGGCCACGACCCCGGCCCCGCCTCCGACATCTGGGCACTCGGCGCCACCCTGTACGCGGCCGTCGAGGGCTCGTCCCCGTTCCGGCGTACGTCCACCTGGTCGACGCTCACCGCGATCGTGGGCGACCCGCTGCCCGAATCACAGCGGTCGGGACCGCTCGAACCCGTCCTGCAACAGCTGATGGACAAGCGCCCGGAGCACCGCCCGGACGCCGACGCGGCCCGGGAACTGCTGGAGACGGTGGCCGCCGGGGGCCCGCTCGACTCCCCGACGGCCGGGTCGAACGGGCCGAGAGCGGAGACCACGCGGATCGTTCCTTCGGTGCCGCCGGGGTTCGGGCCGCCGACGGCGGGCGCGGCATCCGGCGGGACGGGCGCGGCATCCGGGTTCGGTTCGACGGTCCCGACCCCCGGCTTCGGGCCGCCCCAGCCGGTCGCCGGGCCCGGCACCGGGGCGTCCTCCGAGATCGTCGGCCACGGTGCCGGCGCCCCACAGACAGCCGGCCCCGCGTCGGGACCCGCCACCACGGTGGCCCCGACCGGCGACCGCCCCGGCAAGGGCCGCGCGCTGCTCGCCGCCGTGGCCGTCGCCGTCGTCCTCGCCGCCACCGGCGTCACGGTCGCGCTGCTCAACGGGAACGACGACACCGAGACGGGCGCCCAGCCCTCGCCCACCGACTCGACCACCGCCACCCCCTCCAAGGGCCCCAGCCAGGGCACCGTCGATCTCTCCGACGACTCCGACGCCAAGGAGAAGGGGAAGGGGAAGGACGACAAGGTGTCCCCGAGCCCGACCGAGGAGGCCGAGAAGAAGGAGAAGGAGACCGAGGCGTCCGCCTCCCCGTCGAAGAACGCCGACGGCGGTACCACGGGCGGCGGTTCGGCAGGCTCGGGCGGCTCCACCAGCGGTGGTACGACCACCGGCGGTGCACCCGGCGGAGGCGAGTCCACGCCGGAACCGTCCTGCGTCTCGATCGGCGGAGGCAAGTACAACTGCACGGTCTGGCGCACCGCCGACTCCTACACCGCCTCCGGCACCAAGGTCGGCGTCCTCAACCAGGGCACCAACTACTTCTACTGCCAGCAGAACCTCGGCCGCCGCGAGACCTACGGCGAGTGGACCAACGTCTGGTGGGCCAAGACCGACGACGACAGGGGCAACACGAACGTCTTCGTCAGCGACGTCTATATCCAGGGCGGCGACAACGACGCCCCGGTGCCCGGCCTCCCGGTCTGCTGA
- a CDS encoding HpcH/HpaI aldolase/citrate lyase family protein produces the protein MGQGRQENVATSLAGAVSEEISASLAPVDAELARRYPGDPGTRQPVHTVYVPGDVFAADTLRTWGDRALTALDEHAPDAASFAAVLGLSDDLAGPVYDRVRAKLEREPIEDLRVDFEDGYGPRPDAEEDETAARAARLIADAYAKGTAAPYMGIRMKCMEAPVRDRGIRTLDIFLTGLLEAGGLPDGLVLTLPKVTYAEQVTAMVRLLEAFEKARGLEPGRIGFEIQIETSQSILAADGTATVARMIDAAEGRATGLHYGTFDYSACLGVSAAYQASDHPAADHAKAIMQVAAAGTGVRVCDGSTNVLPVGPTEKVHDAWRLHHGLTRRALARAYYQGWDMHPGHLPTRYAAVFAFYREGYEQAAARLSRYANRAGGDVMDEPATAKALSGYLLRGLDCGALDLDEVAKATGLDRAGLEGFAAPRRADPTISGQ, from the coding sequence ATGGGGCAGGGCCGGCAGGAGAACGTGGCGACGAGTCTCGCGGGCGCCGTCAGCGAGGAGATCAGCGCCTCCCTCGCCCCCGTCGACGCGGAGCTGGCGCGCCGCTACCCGGGCGACCCCGGCACCCGTCAGCCCGTGCACACCGTCTACGTGCCCGGTGACGTCTTCGCCGCCGACACCCTCCGCACCTGGGGCGACCGGGCACTCACCGCCCTCGACGAACACGCCCCGGACGCCGCCTCCTTCGCCGCCGTCCTCGGTCTGAGCGACGACCTCGCCGGCCCCGTGTACGACCGCGTTCGCGCCAAGCTGGAGCGCGAGCCCATCGAGGACCTGCGCGTGGACTTCGAGGACGGCTACGGGCCGCGCCCCGACGCCGAGGAGGACGAGACCGCCGCCCGCGCCGCCCGGCTGATCGCCGACGCCTACGCCAAGGGCACGGCAGCCCCGTACATGGGCATCCGTATGAAGTGCATGGAGGCGCCGGTACGCGACCGGGGCATCCGCACCCTCGACATCTTCCTCACCGGCCTGCTGGAGGCCGGCGGCCTGCCCGACGGGCTGGTCCTGACCCTGCCCAAGGTCACCTACGCCGAGCAGGTCACCGCCATGGTCCGGCTCCTCGAGGCCTTCGAGAAGGCGCGCGGCCTGGAGCCCGGCCGGATCGGCTTCGAGATCCAGATCGAGACCAGCCAGTCCATCCTCGCCGCCGACGGCACCGCCACCGTCGCCCGTATGATCGACGCCGCCGAGGGCCGCGCCACCGGCCTGCACTACGGCACCTTCGACTACAGCGCCTGCCTCGGCGTCTCCGCCGCCTATCAGGCCAGCGACCACCCCGCCGCCGACCACGCCAAGGCGATCATGCAGGTCGCCGCGGCGGGCACCGGCGTACGCGTCTGCGACGGCTCCACCAACGTCCTGCCGGTCGGGCCCACGGAGAAGGTCCACGACGCCTGGCGGCTGCACCACGGCCTCACCCGCCGCGCCCTGGCCCGCGCCTACTACCAGGGCTGGGACATGCACCCCGGCCACCTCCCCACCCGCTACGCGGCCGTCTTCGCCTTCTACCGCGAGGGCTACGAACAGGCCGCCGCCCGCCTCTCCCGGTACGCCAACCGCGCCGGCGGCGATGTGATGGACGAGCCCGCGACGGCCAAGGCGCTCAGCGGCTACCTGCTGCGGGGCCTCGACTGCGGCGCGCTCGACCTCGACGAGGTGGCGAAGGCGACCGGCCTGGACCGCGCCGGCCTGGAGGGCTTCGCGGCACCCCGGCGGGCGGATCCGACGATCTCCGGCCAGTAG
- a CDS encoding endonuclease/exonuclease/phosphatase family protein: MPKEVGVTRRQGLKSAAAAAIAVPLLTTAGSSQPASAGEYAGALNVMTFNVRFATVVDKTPRWSVRRPVMRELLRRERPHVIGTQEGLYQQLRMIEKDLGGHYDWIGTGRGGGSKDEFMAIFYDTRRLDPIEFDHFWLSDTPYTIASNTWDADWLRMVTWVRFADLADGGREFYVLNTHLDSVSQYARERSAGLIGETIAGWDRSLPVIVTGDFNATAHDNRVYDLMLEGGLVDAWDEAATRSPAYSTYHGYRGLRPGGRRIDWILTSPGVTTHWAAMNTFSMDGVYPSDHLPVQASLTLG; this comes from the coding sequence GTGCCGAAAGAGGTCGGAGTGACGCGCCGCCAAGGACTCAAGTCCGCGGCGGCCGCCGCCATCGCCGTGCCGCTGCTGACCACGGCGGGCTCGTCGCAACCGGCGTCCGCCGGCGAGTACGCGGGCGCCCTGAACGTCATGACGTTCAACGTGCGCTTCGCGACCGTCGTCGACAAGACACCGCGCTGGTCCGTGCGCCGCCCGGTGATGCGGGAGCTGTTGCGCCGCGAGCGCCCCCATGTCATCGGCACCCAAGAGGGCCTCTACCAGCAGCTGCGCATGATCGAGAAGGATCTCGGCGGGCACTACGACTGGATCGGCACCGGCCGAGGGGGCGGCAGCAAGGACGAGTTCATGGCGATCTTCTACGACACGCGCAGACTCGACCCGATCGAGTTCGATCACTTCTGGCTGTCCGACACCCCGTACACGATCGCCTCCAATACCTGGGACGCGGACTGGCTGCGCATGGTGACCTGGGTCAGATTCGCCGATCTCGCCGACGGGGGGCGGGAGTTCTACGTGCTCAACACCCATCTGGACAGCGTCAGCCAGTACGCCCGGGAGCGCTCCGCGGGGCTCATCGGCGAGACGATCGCCGGGTGGGACCGCTCTCTACCGGTCATCGTCACCGGCGACTTCAACGCGACCGCCCACGACAACCGGGTGTACGACCTGATGCTGGAGGGCGGGCTGGTCGACGCGTGGGACGAGGCGGCCACACGCAGCCCGGCGTACTCGACGTACCACGGCTACCGGGGGCTCAGGCCCGGCGGCCGGCGCATCGACTGGATCCTCACCTCGCCCGGGGTGACCACGCACTGGGCGGCGATGAACACCTTCTCCATGGACGGGGTGTACCCGAGCGACCATCTGCCGGTGCAGGCCTCGCTGACCCTGGGATGA
- a CDS encoding ROK family protein: protein MQTDLVAALDIGGTKIAGALVDGHGRILVRAQRPTPAQQDGDTVMRAVEEVLGELTAAPLWGGATAVGIGSAGPVDASAGTVSPVNVPGWRGFPLVERVRAVTGGLPVELIGDGVAITAAEHWQGAARGHDNALCMVVSTGVGGGLVLGGKLHAGPTGNAGHIGHISVDLDGDRCPCGARGCVERIASGPNIARRALDNGWRPGPDGDTSAAAVATAARAGDPVAVASFERAAQALAAGIAATATLVEIDIAVIGGGVAGAGDILFAPLRTALKDYATLSFVQDLTIAPAVMGTDAGLVGAAAAALARRPSTPVAGG from the coding sequence ATGCAGACCGACCTCGTGGCCGCGCTCGACATCGGCGGCACCAAGATCGCCGGGGCGCTGGTGGACGGCCACGGCCGGATCCTGGTGCGCGCCCAGCGCCCGACGCCCGCCCAGCAGGACGGCGACACCGTGATGCGGGCCGTCGAGGAGGTCCTCGGCGAACTCACCGCCGCCCCGCTGTGGGGCGGGGCCACGGCCGTCGGGATCGGCAGCGCGGGCCCGGTCGACGCCTCGGCCGGCACGGTCAGCCCCGTGAACGTACCCGGCTGGCGCGGCTTCCCCCTGGTCGAGCGGGTGCGGGCCGTGACCGGCGGGCTCCCCGTCGAGCTGATCGGCGACGGCGTGGCCATCACGGCGGCCGAGCACTGGCAGGGCGCGGCCCGCGGCCACGACAACGCGCTGTGCATGGTGGTGTCGACGGGTGTCGGCGGTGGCCTGGTCCTCGGCGGGAAGCTGCACGCCGGGCCCACGGGCAACGCCGGCCACATCGGTCACATCAGCGTCGACCTCGACGGTGACCGCTGCCCCTGCGGTGCCCGTGGCTGCGTCGAGCGCATCGCCAGCGGCCCCAACATCGCCCGCCGCGCGCTGGACAACGGCTGGCGGCCCGGCCCCGACGGCGACACCTCCGCCGCCGCGGTCGCCACCGCCGCCCGTGCCGGGGATCCCGTGGCGGTCGCCTCCTTCGAACGCGCCGCGCAGGCCCTCGCCGCCGGTATCGCCGCCACCGCCACCCTCGTCGAGATCGACATAGCCGTCATCGGCGGCGGTGTCGCGGGCGCCGGCGACATCCTGTTCGCCCCCCTGCGCACTGCCCTCAAGGACTACGCCACGCTGTCCTTCGTGCAGGACCTGACCATCGCCCCGGCCGTCATGGGCACGGACGCCGGCCTGGTGGGCGCGGCCGCGGCGGCGCTGGCGCGTCGGCCCAGCACGCCGGTGGCCGGAGGGTGA
- a CDS encoding electron transfer flavoprotein subunit beta/FixA family protein, with protein sequence MSLRIVVTVKYVPDATGDRHFADDLTVDRDDVDGLLSELDEYAVEQALQIADEADDAEITVLTVGPEDAKDALRKALSMGADKAIHVEDDDLHGTDAIGTSLVLAKAIEKAGYDLVISGMASTDGTMGVVPALVAERLGVPQVTLLSEVSVEDGVVKGRRDGDAASEQLQASLPAVVSVTDQSGEARYPSFKGIMAAKKKPVQSWDLSDLDIEAEEVGLEGAFTVVDSATERPARTAGTIVKDEGEGGKQLAEFLAGQKFI encoded by the coding sequence GTGAGCTTGAGGATCGTTGTCACTGTGAAGTACGTGCCCGACGCCACTGGCGACCGGCACTTCGCCGATGACCTGACCGTCGACCGTGACGATGTGGACGGTCTGCTCTCCGAGCTGGACGAGTACGCGGTGGAGCAGGCGCTGCAGATCGCCGACGAGGCCGACGACGCCGAGATCACCGTGCTGACCGTGGGTCCGGAGGACGCCAAGGACGCGCTGCGCAAGGCGCTGTCGATGGGTGCGGACAAGGCGATCCACGTCGAGGACGACGACCTGCACGGCACCGACGCCATCGGCACCTCGCTGGTGCTGGCGAAGGCGATCGAGAAGGCCGGATACGACCTGGTGATCTCCGGCATGGCGTCCACCGACGGCACGATGGGTGTCGTCCCGGCGCTGGTCGCCGAGCGTCTGGGTGTCCCGCAGGTGACCCTGCTGTCCGAGGTCTCCGTCGAGGACGGTGTGGTCAAGGGCCGCCGTGACGGCGATGCCGCCTCCGAGCAGCTTCAGGCCTCGCTTCCGGCGGTGGTCTCCGTCACCGACCAGTCGGGTGAGGCGCGTTACCCGTCCTTCAAGGGCATCATGGCGGCGAAGAAGAAGCCGGTTCAGTCCTGGGACCTGTCCGACCTCGACATCGAGGCCGAGGAAGTCGGTCTGGAGGGCGCCTTCACGGTCGTCGACTCCGCGACCGAGCGCCCGGCGCGTACCGCCGGCACGATCGTCAAGGACGAGGGCGAGGGCGGCAAGCAGCTCGCTGAGTTCCTCGCGGGCCAGAAGTTCATCTAG
- a CDS encoding DUF4395 domain-containing protein, whose amino-acid sequence MDIDVRGPRFGAVVTTVVLAVALITGSAWLLAWQTFAFALGAAGGVGRSPYGWVFRTLLRPRLGPPTEFEAPEPPRFAQGVGLVFAAVGLVGFAVGPEWLGLAATGAALAAAFLNAAFGYCLGCEMYLLVRRVTVRAE is encoded by the coding sequence ATGGACATTGATGTGAGGGGACCGCGCTTCGGGGCGGTCGTGACGACCGTCGTACTGGCGGTCGCGCTGATCACCGGCAGCGCCTGGCTGCTGGCCTGGCAGACGTTCGCGTTCGCGCTGGGCGCGGCGGGTGGAGTGGGGCGTTCGCCGTACGGCTGGGTCTTCCGCACGCTGCTGCGGCCGCGGCTCGGTCCGCCGACGGAGTTCGAGGCGCCGGAGCCGCCGCGCTTCGCGCAGGGCGTCGGGCTGGTCTTCGCGGCGGTGGGCCTGGTCGGTTTCGCGGTGGGGCCCGAGTGGCTGGGCCTGGCGGCGACCGGCGCGGCGCTCGCAGCGGCCTTCCTCAACGCGGCGTTCGGGTACTGCCTGGGGTGTGAGATGTACCTGCTCGTCCGTCGGGTGACCGTACGAGCGGAGTAA
- a CDS encoding electron transfer flavoprotein subunit alpha/FixB family protein: protein MAEVLVYVDHVDGAVRKPTLELLTLARRIGEPVAVALGNGAADTAAALAEHGAVRVLTHDAAEYADYLVVPKVDALQAAYEAVSPAAVLVPSSAEGKEIAARLALRIGSGIITDAVDLEAGDEGPVATQSVFAASFTTKSRAAKGTPVITVKPNSAAVEAAPAAGAVEALEVTFGALATGTKVTGRTPRESTGRPELTEAAIVVSGGRGVNGAENFGVIEALADSLGAAVGASRAAVDAGWYPHTNQVGQTGKSVSPQLYIASGISGAIQHRAGMQTSKTIVAVNKDAEAPIFDLVDYGVVGDLFDVVPQLTEEINTRKG, encoded by the coding sequence ATGGCTGAAGTTCTTGTTTACGTCGACCACGTGGACGGTGCCGTCCGCAAGCCCACCCTCGAACTGCTGACCCTGGCCCGCCGTATCGGCGAGCCCGTCGCCGTCGCGCTGGGCAACGGCGCCGCCGACACCGCCGCCGCGCTCGCCGAGCACGGCGCGGTCAGGGTCCTCACCCACGACGCCGCCGAGTACGCCGACTACCTCGTCGTCCCCAAGGTCGACGCCCTCCAGGCCGCGTACGAGGCCGTCTCCCCGGCCGCCGTTCTCGTCCCCTCCTCCGCCGAGGGCAAGGAGATCGCCGCCCGCCTCGCGCTGCGCATCGGCTCCGGCATCATCACCGACGCCGTCGACCTCGAAGCCGGCGACGAGGGCCCGGTGGCCACCCAGTCGGTGTTCGCCGCCTCCTTCACCACCAAGTCCCGTGCCGCCAAGGGCACCCCGGTCATCACCGTCAAGCCCAACTCCGCCGCCGTCGAGGCCGCCCCGGCCGCCGGCGCGGTCGAGGCACTGGAGGTGACGTTCGGCGCGCTGGCCACCGGCACCAAGGTCACCGGCCGCACCCCGCGCGAGTCGACCGGCCGCCCGGAGCTGACCGAGGCCGCGATCGTGGTCTCCGGCGGCCGTGGCGTCAACGGCGCTGAGAACTTCGGCGTCATCGAGGCCCTCGCCGACTCCCTCGGCGCGGCCGTCGGTGCCTCCCGCGCCGCCGTCGACGCCGGCTGGTACCCCCACACCAACCAGGTCGGCCAGACCGGCAAGTCCGTCTCGCCGCAGCTGTACATCGCCTCCGGCATCTCCGGCGCCATCCAGCACCGCGCCGGCATGCAGACCTCCAAGACCATCGTCGCCGTCAACAAGGACGCCGAGGCCCCGATCTTCGACCTCGTCGACTACGGCGTCGTCGGCGACCTCTTCGACGTCGTCCCCCAGCTCACCGAGGAGATCAACACCCGCAAGGGCTGA
- a CDS encoding NUDIX hydrolase translates to MTVVWINGAFGAGKTTTARELIELIPNSTLFDPEVIGGALTHMLPAKRLAEVGDFQDLPSWRRLVVDTAAALLAELGGTLVVPMTLLRQEYRDEIFGGLAARRITVRHLLLAPAETILRERIAGREVPPDLPDGEMRLRQWAYDHIAPYRAALGGWLTADAHLVDTGALTPYETARRIADAVAADDVPVCDIVQTPEPTAETVAAGVLLFDEDDRVLLVDPTYKAGWEFPGGVVEAGEAPARAGVREVLEETGIRLADVPRMLVVDWEAPAPPRYGGLRLLFDGGRIDTSGAQRPVLPGPELRGWRFVTEEEAEDLLPPVRYERLRWALRARERGAALYLEAGVPV, encoded by the coding sequence GTGACCGTCGTTTGGATCAACGGCGCGTTCGGTGCGGGGAAGACCACCACCGCACGGGAACTGATCGAACTGATCCCGAACAGCACACTCTTCGACCCCGAGGTCATCGGCGGCGCACTGACACACATGCTGCCGGCCAAACGCCTCGCCGAGGTCGGCGACTTCCAGGACCTGCCGAGCTGGCGACGGCTCGTGGTCGACACCGCCGCCGCCCTGCTCGCCGAGCTGGGCGGCACCCTCGTGGTCCCCATGACGCTGCTCCGCCAGGAGTACCGCGACGAGATCTTCGGCGGCCTCGCCGCCCGCCGCATCACCGTCCGGCATCTGCTCCTGGCCCCGGCCGAAACGATACTGCGAGAGCGAATAGCCGGGCGGGAGGTACCGCCCGACCTCCCCGACGGTGAGATGCGGCTGCGCCAATGGGCGTACGACCACATCGCGCCCTACCGCGCCGCCCTGGGCGGCTGGCTCACCGCCGATGCCCACCTCGTCGACACCGGCGCCCTCACCCCGTACGAGACCGCGCGGCGCATCGCCGATGCCGTGGCCGCCGACGACGTACCCGTGTGCGACATCGTGCAGACCCCCGAGCCGACCGCCGAGACGGTCGCCGCGGGGGTCCTGCTGTTCGACGAGGACGACCGGGTTCTGCTCGTCGATCCGACCTACAAGGCCGGATGGGAGTTCCCCGGTGGGGTCGTGGAGGCCGGTGAGGCGCCGGCGCGTGCGGGGGTGCGTGAGGTTCTTGAGGAGACCGGGATACGGCTGGCCGACGTGCCCCGGATGCTGGTCGTGGACTGGGAGGCACCCGCGCCGCCCAGATACGGCGGACTGCGCCTCCTTTTCGACGGGGGTCGAATCGATACCAGCGGTGCTCAGCGGCCCGTTCTGCCCGGGCCCGAGCTGCGCGGCTGGCGATTCGTCACGGAGGAGGAGGCCGAGGATCTGCTGCCGCCGGTTCGGTATGAAAGGTTGCGGTGGGCGTTGCGGGCACGGGAGAGGGGCGCTGCGTTGTACTTGGAGGCTGGGGTGCCGGTGTGA
- a CDS encoding thioredoxin family protein translates to MTGLVVCGLVLAAASAYGVLHQRRSGRVRVRGRDGDKRIGAAELGEGLGERATLVQFSSAFCSPCRATRRVLAEVAGMVPGVAHVEIDAEDHLDLVRRLDILKTPTVLVLDADGRIVRRATGQPRKADVIAALGEAV, encoded by the coding sequence GTGACCGGACTTGTGGTGTGTGGGCTGGTGCTCGCGGCGGCGAGCGCCTACGGAGTGCTGCATCAGCGGCGGAGCGGGAGAGTAAGGGTGCGCGGGCGGGACGGCGACAAGCGGATCGGCGCGGCTGAGTTGGGGGAGGGGCTCGGCGAACGGGCCACGCTCGTCCAGTTCTCCAGCGCCTTCTGCTCCCCCTGCCGGGCGACCCGCAGGGTGCTCGCCGAAGTGGCCGGGATGGTCCCCGGCGTCGCCCACGTCGAGATCGACGCCGAGGATCACCTCGATCTCGTACGACGCCTCGACATCCTCAAGACGCCGACCGTGCTCGTGCTCGACGCGGACGGCCGGATCGTGCGCCGGGCCACCGGGCAGCCGCGCAAGGCGGATGTGATCGCCGCGCTCGGCGAGGCCGTGTGA